In Persicimonas caeni, a single window of DNA contains:
- a CDS encoding mechanosensitive ion channel family protein, which yields MLHLLHHIPLVAQADAETVAELAQKADLFEFEKIIWALAIIGAAVVASRVLQATLEKMGEGNAKRRLMLKKVASFSRVAIFAIALYMLVMTFFDAEEDKTALLGLGGTLAVTIGFALKDTASSVMAGILILVDQPFQVGDRVTFGDTYGEVTEIGLRSVRIQTLDDSEVSIPNNKFLTEAVTSGNSGALDMMIVIKFYISMDEDFDLARRIIYEACVTSKYVYLNKPVTITMKDDVTGMAFSTIIQCKAYVIDVRYEKAFETDVTARVKRAFREHGIEYPRVGISTAAA from the coding sequence ATGCTCCACCTCCTCCATCACATCCCGCTCGTCGCCCAGGCCGACGCCGAGACCGTGGCCGAGCTGGCCCAGAAGGCCGACCTGTTCGAGTTCGAAAAGATCATCTGGGCGCTGGCCATCATCGGCGCGGCGGTGGTCGCAAGCCGGGTGTTGCAGGCCACCCTCGAGAAGATGGGCGAGGGCAACGCCAAGCGCCGCCTGATGCTCAAGAAGGTCGCGAGCTTCTCACGCGTGGCCATCTTCGCCATCGCGCTGTACATGCTCGTGATGACCTTCTTCGACGCCGAGGAGGACAAAACCGCGCTCCTGGGTCTGGGCGGCACGCTGGCGGTGACCATTGGCTTTGCCCTCAAAGACACCGCCTCGAGTGTCATGGCCGGCATCCTCATCCTCGTCGACCAACCCTTCCAGGTCGGCGACCGGGTCACCTTCGGCGACACCTACGGCGAGGTTACCGAGATCGGGCTGCGCTCGGTGCGCATCCAGACCCTCGACGACAGCGAAGTCAGCATCCCCAACAACAAGTTCTTGACCGAGGCGGTCACCTCCGGAAACTCCGGCGCGCTCGACATGATGATCGTCATCAAGTTCTACATCTCGATGGACGAGGACTTCGACCTGGCCCGCCGCATCATCTACGAGGCGTGCGTCACCTCCAAATACGTCTACCTGAACAAGCCGGTCACCATCACCATGAAGGACGACGTCACCGGCATGGCCTTCTCGACGATCATCCAGTGCAAGGCGTATGTCATCGACGTGCGCTACGAGAAGGCCTTCGAGACGGATGTGACCGCAAGGGTCAAGCGGGCGTTTCGGGAGCACGGCATCGAATATCCCCGGGTGGGGATTTCGACGGCGGCGGCGTAG
- a CDS encoding coiled-coil domain-containing protein, translated as MTSTSAKLAFRQLVLAGLLLILAVSFVEPLTAVAQETDDGQATSSPEPSSSDSSSGSSAEQAKAVAEASSGDGSEATKAAEGAPAPNSVLGELVADHGISADQVATLDRVKALDAQAHREIAALEARLEPLEKRLTFFETSSVVLDEQLSDESLPDEARQSLACKAATMRARLGMTEAMVAGIRAPIESRRKLIDLLAERAENLRREAKLVADQAQRQQVRINEAAAAEKAALAEAERAKAREARERDAQVRRLISKRREVLEQIADVARHQTEQIQEASERRAERVEEFAKAREEFEAKISAFPGFPTQSYAQQAIDPVFRKLLEHRREVRDSLRLHRNQVDNAQDKLDAANEALELTKERVETAREELDELGQTVVGEQKVKLAEAQRDLEARKLEAYRDIAQARQKQLALDREQLDYYNESIERLLPRISDAQRDKFYSIFSDENWQSAWFGVLQALERSVDIAEMRLQQALELPTRLTSVELWGWILGLLGWFLLLGGVIYVSQHYTDPLIRKLTGWALRRRFFQRYARVTIKAAEVLRSIIRPVVLYLVIDKLVAYVADAFGELVFLGWAVDAFFLFWVVMTLVKVMVLPRRYREQAGRSPAPDLVQIGASDGRQSLSAVDVITIEITRAQKLVRSVRIILVFWLLEHYVPRAVTELVGHSVISWLVKTFFVWGLAIVVYMVLSTWKDDIAALFVRLAEDRLPRSVEFVKNHKDRFYGVLVIAVAFIYVAFREIGQFARTHASDTEWSKRVSNFVFRKRIEMQQKERSGEEVDTSTTSEPLPDDYAAYFEQRPLDDENYKVIRQDQLEYVVADARAFLRDGRPQGSLAISAEQGMGKTSLLNDVSRAFAKEFPDLTRKYTSLASKVVDDGVLGFLADLFELDEVPESRVELVEALRELEPRVLLIDDCHHFFVREIGGFAGLDTFLEVVNLTDDIHYWVLTFNKYAWNYINRVRPRKHYFGQILELRPWNEREIQDLVQRRNALAGRNISFTDLVVAHEEGDHDFYEIIKTANGYFRLLHEFSGGNPMVALRFWKRSVKPNADGDMQVSLFRKPSMQPVQQLSDDYLFALAAIAQHGALDAGEIAEIINSDRAFCEMALNYFEEREIVELDPSGRRAYLSPLYFRQVVKKLSASNFLWD; from the coding sequence ATGACCTCAACTTCGGCCAAACTCGCCTTCCGGCAGCTCGTCCTCGCGGGCTTGCTGCTGATTCTCGCGGTCTCCTTTGTAGAGCCTCTGACGGCTGTCGCACAAGAGACCGACGATGGCCAGGCGACATCTTCGCCCGAGCCATCCTCATCTGATTCCTCATCGGGCTCTTCTGCAGAACAAGCAAAAGCGGTCGCAGAGGCTTCCTCCGGCGACGGCTCCGAGGCGACTAAGGCCGCCGAGGGCGCCCCTGCGCCCAACAGCGTGCTCGGCGAGTTGGTGGCCGACCACGGCATCAGCGCCGATCAGGTGGCCACGCTCGATCGCGTCAAGGCGCTCGACGCCCAGGCGCACCGCGAGATCGCCGCCCTGGAGGCGCGCCTCGAGCCGCTCGAGAAGCGGCTGACCTTTTTCGAGACCTCCAGCGTCGTGCTCGACGAGCAGCTCTCCGACGAGAGTCTGCCCGACGAAGCTCGCCAGAGCCTGGCCTGCAAGGCCGCCACCATGCGCGCTCGCCTGGGGATGACCGAGGCGATGGTCGCCGGGATTCGAGCGCCCATCGAGAGCCGCCGCAAGCTCATCGATCTGTTGGCCGAGCGCGCCGAGAACCTGCGCCGCGAAGCCAAACTCGTGGCCGACCAGGCCCAGCGCCAGCAGGTGCGCATCAACGAGGCGGCCGCCGCCGAGAAGGCCGCGCTGGCCGAGGCCGAGCGCGCCAAGGCCCGCGAGGCTCGCGAGCGCGACGCCCAGGTGCGACGCCTCATCTCCAAGCGCCGCGAGGTGCTCGAGCAAATCGCCGACGTCGCCCGCCACCAGACCGAGCAGATCCAGGAGGCCAGCGAGCGCCGCGCCGAGCGCGTCGAGGAGTTCGCCAAGGCGCGCGAGGAGTTCGAGGCGAAGATCTCTGCGTTCCCCGGTTTCCCGACGCAGTCGTACGCGCAGCAGGCTATCGACCCGGTCTTTCGCAAGCTGCTCGAGCACCGCCGCGAGGTGCGCGATTCGCTGCGGCTGCACCGAAATCAGGTCGACAACGCCCAGGACAAGCTCGACGCGGCCAACGAGGCGCTCGAGCTGACCAAAGAACGGGTCGAGACGGCCCGCGAGGAGCTCGACGAGCTCGGCCAGACGGTCGTCGGCGAGCAGAAGGTCAAGCTCGCCGAGGCCCAACGCGACCTCGAGGCGCGCAAGCTCGAGGCCTACCGCGACATCGCCCAGGCGCGCCAAAAGCAGCTCGCCCTCGATCGCGAGCAGCTCGACTACTACAACGAGTCGATCGAGCGGCTGCTCCCCAGAATCAGCGACGCGCAGCGCGACAAGTTCTACTCCATCTTCAGCGACGAGAACTGGCAGAGCGCCTGGTTTGGCGTGCTTCAGGCGCTGGAGCGCAGCGTCGATATCGCCGAAATGCGCCTGCAGCAGGCCCTCGAGCTTCCCACCCGGCTGACCTCGGTGGAGCTGTGGGGCTGGATCTTGGGGCTGCTCGGCTGGTTTTTGCTCCTGGGCGGGGTCATCTACGTCTCGCAGCACTACACCGATCCGCTCATCCGCAAGCTGACCGGCTGGGCGCTTCGACGCCGCTTCTTCCAACGCTACGCGCGGGTGACCATCAAGGCCGCCGAGGTCTTGCGCTCGATCATCCGCCCGGTGGTCCTCTACCTGGTCATCGACAAGCTGGTCGCCTACGTGGCCGACGCCTTCGGCGAGCTGGTCTTTTTGGGCTGGGCGGTCGACGCCTTCTTCTTGTTCTGGGTGGTCATGACGCTGGTCAAGGTCATGGTGCTGCCCCGGCGCTACCGCGAGCAGGCCGGCCGCTCTCCGGCGCCCGACCTGGTCCAGATTGGCGCCAGCGACGGGCGTCAGTCCCTGTCGGCGGTCGACGTCATCACCATCGAGATCACCCGCGCCCAGAAGCTCGTGCGCAGCGTGCGCATCATTCTGGTCTTCTGGCTGCTCGAGCACTACGTGCCCCGCGCGGTCACCGAATTGGTGGGCCACTCGGTCATCAGTTGGCTGGTCAAGACCTTCTTCGTGTGGGGCCTGGCCATCGTCGTCTACATGGTCCTGTCGACCTGGAAGGACGATATCGCCGCCCTGTTCGTGCGCCTGGCCGAAGACCGGTTGCCGCGCTCGGTCGAGTTCGTCAAAAACCACAAGGACCGCTTTTACGGCGTGCTCGTCATCGCCGTGGCCTTTATCTACGTGGCGTTTCGCGAGATCGGCCAATTCGCCCGCACCCACGCCAGCGACACCGAGTGGAGCAAGCGGGTGAGCAACTTCGTGTTCCGAAAGCGCATCGAGATGCAGCAAAAGGAGCGAAGCGGCGAAGAGGTCGACACGAGCACGACGAGCGAGCCGCTGCCCGACGACTACGCTGCCTATTTCGAGCAGCGCCCGCTCGACGACGAGAACTACAAGGTCATCCGCCAGGACCAGCTCGAGTACGTGGTCGCCGACGCGCGCGCCTTTTTGCGCGACGGGCGCCCGCAGGGCTCGCTCGCCATCAGCGCCGAGCAGGGCATGGGCAAGACGAGCCTGCTCAACGACGTCTCGCGCGCCTTCGCCAAGGAGTTCCCCGACCTGACGCGCAAGTACACCTCGCTCGCCTCGAAGGTCGTCGACGACGGCGTGCTCGGCTTTCTGGCCGACCTCTTCGAGCTCGACGAGGTCCCCGAGTCGCGCGTCGAGCTCGTCGAAGCGCTTCGCGAGCTCGAGCCGCGCGTGCTGCTCATCGACGACTGCCACCACTTCTTCGTGCGCGAAATCGGCGGCTTCGCCGGCCTGGACACCTTCTTGGAGGTCGTCAACCTGACCGACGACATCCACTACTGGGTGCTCACGTTCAACAAATACGCCTGGAACTACATCAACCGGGTGCGCCCCCGAAAACACTATTTCGGCCAGATCTTGGAGCTTCGCCCCTGGAACGAGCGCGAGATCCAGGACCTCGTCCAGCGCCGAAACGCGCTCGCCGGGCGCAATATCAGCTTCACCGACCTGGTGGTGGCTCACGAAGAGGGCGACCACGACTTCTACGAGATCATCAAGACGGCCAACGGCTACTTCCGCCTGCTGCACGAGTTCAGCGGCGGCAACCCGATGGTGGCGCTGCGCTTCTGGAAGCGAAGCGTCAAGCCCAACGCCGACGGCGACATGCAGGTGAGCCTGTTCCGCAAGCCGTCGATGCAGCCGGTCCAGCAGTTGAGCGACGACTACCTGTTCGCCCTGGCCGCCATCGCCCAGCACGGGGCGCTCGACGCCGGTGAGATCGCCGAGATCATCAACTCGGACCGCGCCTTTTGCGAGATGGCCCTCAACTACTTCGAAGAGCGCGAGATCGTCGAGCTCGACCCGTCGGGCCGGCGCGCCTACCTCAGCCCGCTGTATTTCCGCCAGGTCGTCAAGAAGCTCAGCGCCTCCAACTTCTTGTGGGATTGA
- a CDS encoding tetratricopeptide repeat protein, protein MMVLYGCGRDRVVYKWNERVLAAGELQDEGKLDEAEARYRKLLESSPDADARRHVLNELGAIAEERGDWKRALALYKKVWTEEIDDEAGGHALYHAATIVDEELGQTERGLAMKRKVAKRYPKSVSAEFAARDLVGHYEAKGDFDAMRAAVDALYEDVADTPVADNILFAAGESLEVEAKDEDAALPYYRKVYDTYPEGGLADDALWQAAMIYHRRQQWAPAIRLLTRLADNVETSWFVGSYNSPWANDARFELGLIHLMYLDDYDAALAHFERYLEDFPTSLQLDDAGWHIVHLYRLMGDQERYREALGEFIERYPESRYVRDARELLEGDGQ, encoded by the coding sequence ATGATGGTGCTGTACGGCTGCGGCCGCGACCGCGTCGTCTATAAGTGGAACGAGCGCGTGCTGGCCGCAGGCGAGTTGCAGGACGAAGGGAAGCTCGACGAGGCCGAAGCGCGCTACAGGAAGCTTCTCGAGTCCTCGCCCGACGCCGACGCGCGCCGCCACGTGCTCAACGAGCTGGGCGCGATTGCCGAGGAGCGGGGCGACTGGAAAAGAGCGCTCGCCCTCTACAAAAAGGTCTGGACCGAAGAGATCGACGACGAGGCCGGCGGCCACGCGCTGTACCACGCGGCCACGATCGTCGACGAAGAGCTCGGCCAGACCGAGCGCGGCCTGGCGATGAAGCGCAAGGTCGCCAAGCGCTACCCCAAGTCGGTCTCCGCCGAGTTCGCCGCACGGGACCTGGTCGGGCATTACGAGGCCAAGGGCGACTTCGACGCGATGCGTGCGGCCGTCGACGCCTTGTACGAGGACGTCGCCGACACGCCGGTCGCCGACAATATCCTCTTTGCGGCCGGCGAGTCGCTCGAGGTCGAAGCCAAAGACGAAGACGCCGCCCTGCCCTATTACCGAAAAGTCTACGACACCTACCCGGAGGGCGGCCTAGCCGACGACGCGCTGTGGCAAGCGGCGATGATCTATCACCGCCGCCAGCAGTGGGCCCCGGCGATACGCCTGCTCACCCGGCTGGCCGACAACGTCGAGACCTCGTGGTTCGTGGGGAGCTACAACTCCCCGTGGGCGAACGACGCGCGCTTCGAGCTCGGCTTGATTCACCTGATGTACCTGGACGACTACGACGCCGCCCTGGCCCACTTCGAGCGCTACTTGGAGGATTTCCCGACGAGCCTGCAGCTCGACGACGCCGGCTGGCATATCGTGCACCTGTATCGGCTCATGGGCGACCAAGAGCGCTACCGCGAGGCGCTCGGCGAGTTCATCGAGCGCTACCCGGAGAGCCGGTACGTGCGCGATGCTCGCGAACTGCTCGAGGGGGACGGCCAATGA
- a CDS encoding ABC transporter ATP-binding protein — protein MIRVENITKFHLGRPVLRNVSLEVPEGSNLGLIGPGGAGKTVLLKIISGLIRPDAGKVFIGDVDVHSLKETELAELRQDLGMLFQNYALFDFMTVSENIAFPLRQEGEVDDETIDRRVKELLQEIGLPTAADKYPNELSGGMKKRVSYARAVIQAPPILFYDDPTAGLDPVTSSKIFLLLRRMQAEYGTTSITISHDIEGIKDICDRFAMLERGELVFYGTRDDIETTDHSLVRQFWDGFSDDELG, from the coding sequence ATGATTCGGGTCGAAAATATCACCAAATTCCACCTGGGCCGCCCGGTGCTGCGCAACGTGTCGCTCGAGGTACCCGAGGGGTCGAACCTGGGGCTCATTGGCCCTGGCGGCGCGGGCAAGACGGTCTTGCTCAAGATCATCAGCGGGCTGATTCGCCCCGACGCCGGCAAGGTGTTCATCGGCGACGTCGACGTGCACAGCCTCAAAGAGACCGAGCTTGCCGAGCTTCGCCAAGACCTGGGGATGCTCTTCCAGAACTACGCGCTCTTCGACTTCATGACCGTCTCGGAGAATATCGCCTTCCCGCTGCGCCAGGAGGGCGAGGTCGACGACGAGACGATCGATAGGCGGGTCAAAGAGCTGCTCCAGGAGATCGGTTTGCCGACGGCGGCGGACAAATACCCCAACGAGCTGTCGGGAGGCATGAAGAAGCGCGTCAGCTACGCTCGCGCGGTGATTCAGGCCCCGCCGATTCTGTTCTACGACGACCCTACCGCCGGCCTCGACCCGGTGACGAGCTCCAAGATCTTCTTGCTGCTTCGGCGCATGCAGGCCGAGTACGGCACGACCTCGATCACCATCAGCCACGACATCGAGGGGATCAAAGATATCTGCGACCGCTTCGCGATGCTCGAACGCGGCGAACTTGTGTTCTATGGTACCCGGGACGACATCGAGACGACGGATCACAGCCTCGTCCGACAGTTCTGGGACGGCTTTAGCGACGACGAGCTTGGATAA
- a CDS encoding MlaE family ABC transporter permease → MLNPVRYIGENFLRWCHDIGGLVMMMGKVFINFAPWKLDKPQIWRNMYRVGVKSFPIVVVTALLTGAIMVIQSGLYIEQYGAHGLLGWGAGYSVLREVGPIMIGLMFSGRVGANNTAELGTMKVTEQVDALRALAIDPISYLVMPRVIAMIVMMFLLVIVGDFTALLGGAVTSQVLLGVDMKLFAWSIVTYIELGDFTHGLWKAVAFGYAIAIISCHFGMNTSGGAVGVGRAVNASVVGSAIAIFVLDYFITFMVL, encoded by the coding sequence ATGCTCAACCCCGTTCGCTACATAGGTGAGAACTTTCTGCGCTGGTGCCACGATATCGGTGGCCTGGTCATGATGATGGGCAAGGTGTTCATCAACTTTGCCCCGTGGAAGCTCGACAAGCCCCAGATCTGGCGAAATATGTACCGCGTGGGGGTCAAGAGCTTCCCCATTGTCGTGGTCACCGCGCTCTTGACCGGCGCGATCATGGTCATCCAGAGCGGGCTGTATATCGAACAATACGGCGCGCACGGCCTGCTGGGCTGGGGCGCGGGCTACAGCGTGCTGCGCGAGGTCGGCCCGATCATGATCGGGCTGATGTTCTCGGGGCGAGTGGGCGCCAACAACACCGCCGAGCTCGGCACGATGAAGGTCACCGAGCAGGTCGACGCGCTGCGCGCGCTGGCCATCGACCCGATCAGCTACCTGGTGATGCCGCGCGTCATCGCGATGATCGTCATGATGTTCCTGCTGGTCATCGTCGGCGACTTCACCGCCCTTCTGGGCGGCGCGGTCACCAGCCAGGTGCTCCTGGGCGTGGACATGAAGCTGTTCGCCTGGAGTATCGTCACCTACATCGAGTTGGGCGACTTCACCCACGGGCTGTGGAAGGCGGTGGCGTTTGGCTACGCGATCGCCATCATCTCGTGCCACTTCGGCATGAACACCAGCGGCGGCGCCGTGGGCGTGGGCCGCGCGGTCAACGCCTCGGTCGTTGGCAGCGCGATCGCGATCTTTGTTTTGGACTACTTTATTACGTTCATGGTGCTGTAA
- a CDS encoding MlaE family ABC transporter permease yields MANESNNQSAQPGLVARGLASIGAPVLEVHRTVKDIFRVLWLTFYYILHGKKGERRRNEIFAQMNEIGNRSLVFIAVTLGFLGMILIFQAGYQANKITGDLQLLGALFLQLLLREFAPTITAMMIATRVGTGMAAQIGSMVVTEQVDALRMSGAQPIDYLVVPRFIASTVMMVVLTIFAVLVSYIAGALTAYSFFGLNLRTFFDLSMIGWFDINIGLVKAVAYGMAVPVTACQAGLSVVGGSEGVGQATTQAVVNASLAVVILDFIISGLGYVVLAFL; encoded by the coding sequence GTGGCCAACGAATCCAACAACCAATCCGCCCAACCCGGCCTCGTCGCCCGCGGCCTCGCCAGCATCGGTGCGCCGGTGCTCGAAGTGCACCGCACCGTCAAGGACATCTTCCGGGTGTTGTGGCTGACGTTCTACTACATCCTGCACGGCAAGAAGGGAGAGCGGCGACGCAACGAGATCTTCGCCCAGATGAACGAGATCGGGAACCGCTCCCTGGTGTTCATCGCGGTGACGCTGGGCTTTTTGGGGATGATCCTCATCTTTCAGGCCGGCTACCAGGCCAACAAGATCACCGGCGACCTGCAATTGCTGGGCGCCCTCTTCTTGCAGCTGTTGTTGCGCGAGTTCGCCCCCACCATCACGGCCATGATGATCGCCACGCGCGTGGGCACCGGCATGGCCGCCCAGATCGGCTCGATGGTGGTCACCGAGCAGGTCGACGCACTGCGCATGAGCGGCGCGCAGCCCATCGATTATCTGGTTGTGCCCCGCTTCATCGCCTCGACGGTGATGATGGTCGTGCTGACAATATTTGCTGTACTCGTTTCATATATCGCTGGGGCGCTCACCGCCTATTCGTTCTTCGGCCTGAACCTGCGAACCTTCTTCGATCTGTCGATGATCGGCTGGTTCGACATCAATATCGGGTTGGTCAAGGCCGTCGCGTACGGAATGGCTGTGCCTGTCACCGCCTGCCAAGCCGGTCTTTCGGTCGTCGGGGGAAGCGAAGGCGTCGGACAAGCCACCACTCAGGCGGTCGTCAACGCCAGCCTCGCCGTGGTCATCCTCGACTTCATCATCTCGGGGTTGGGTTACGTCGTACTGGCGTTTTTGTGA
- a CDS encoding ABC transporter ATP-binding protein, with translation MGSIEFKGIYKSFGDKHVLRGVDLTVKPGEVMFIIGQSGAGKSVLVKHLVGLLRPDRGRVYLDGVDVTDFTEKEFYPIRKRCAMVFQNSTLFDSMTLVENVMLPIRKHRKVTDEEAHSQAMEQLQKVGMQRYADRYPADFGDGMRKKVAIARALTLDPEYVIFDEPTTGIDPISAAMVDKLIRHLADNLGVTSIVISHDLRSIFGIADRVAMLYKGELAEDGTPEDFKKSTNPVVQQFIHGRPEGPMEEPN, from the coding sequence ATGGGTAGTATCGAGTTCAAAGGCATCTACAAGAGCTTCGGCGACAAGCATGTGCTTCGCGGCGTGGACCTGACGGTCAAACCCGGCGAGGTGATGTTCATCATCGGGCAGTCCGGCGCGGGAAAGAGCGTGCTGGTCAAGCACCTGGTCGGCCTGCTGCGCCCGGACAGAGGAAGGGTCTACCTCGACGGCGTCGACGTGACCGACTTCACCGAAAAGGAGTTCTATCCCATCCGCAAACGCTGCGCGATGGTGTTCCAGAACTCGACGCTCTTCGACTCGATGACGCTCGTAGAGAACGTGATGCTCCCCATCCGCAAGCACCGCAAGGTGACTGACGAGGAAGCCCACTCGCAGGCGATGGAGCAGTTGCAGAAGGTCGGCATGCAGCGCTACGCCGACCGCTACCCGGCTGATTTCGGCGATGGCATGCGCAAAAAGGTCGCGATTGCGCGGGCGCTGACCCTCGACCCCGAGTACGTCATCTTCGACGAGCCGACCACCGGCATCGACCCCATCTCGGCGGCGATGGTCGACAAGCTCATCCGCCACCTCGCCGACAATCTGGGCGTGACCAGCATCGTCATCTCCCACGATTTGCGCAGCATCTTTGGCATCGCCGACCGCGTCGCCATGCTCTACAAGGGTGAGTTGGCCGAGGACGGCACCCCCGAGGACTTCAAGAAGAGCACCAACCCGGTGGTCCAGCAGTTTATCCACGGCCGCCCGGAGGGCCCGATGGAGGAGCCGAACTGA
- a CDS encoding MlaD family protein → MQNKETAIEVKVGALVLFSLGLLVAFVLVLGDFSFSDEFTFHVDFENAGGLKPGADVAIAGINVGNVERLEFQPNKGNEGQPAVEVRATLRISPDYADAVRQDSEFFITRRGVLGEPYIEIETNSFDAPQVEEGAVLRGVQPPRMDVIVAKATELLDTLDDLLSDPDIPASELIGNAASLMGNLDKVIVDNRQDIDGTIEGARMSTQEAAKLLQALNYAVEEGETLRRTLADAQATAANARAISSKVNGQVDPVIADVRAATENARKVSETAARVLGDNEQKLDESIANVHASTEDLKNISEGASTVVGRIESGEGTVGQLLADREMYDDMKELLRTIKRRPWKIIWKE, encoded by the coding sequence ATGCAGAACAAAGAAACCGCCATCGAAGTCAAGGTGGGCGCCCTGGTGCTCTTCTCGCTCGGCCTGCTCGTAGCCTTCGTGCTCGTGCTGGGCGATTTCTCGTTCTCGGACGAGTTTACCTTTCACGTCGATTTCGAAAACGCCGGGGGTCTGAAGCCCGGCGCGGACGTGGCCATCGCCGGCATCAACGTGGGCAACGTCGAGAGGCTGGAGTTCCAGCCCAACAAGGGCAACGAGGGTCAGCCGGCCGTCGAGGTGCGCGCCACCCTGCGCATCAGCCCCGACTATGCGGACGCGGTGCGCCAGGACAGCGAGTTCTTCATCACCCGCCGCGGCGTGCTCGGCGAGCCGTATATCGAGATCGAGACGAACTCGTTCGACGCCCCGCAGGTCGAAGAAGGCGCGGTGCTACGCGGCGTTCAGCCGCCGCGCATGGATGTCATCGTGGCCAAGGCGACCGAGCTGCTCGACACACTCGACGATCTGCTCAGCGACCCGGACATCCCGGCCTCCGAGCTGATCGGCAACGCCGCCTCACTGATGGGCAACCTCGACAAAGTCATCGTCGACAACCGCCAGGACATCGACGGCACCATCGAAGGGGCGCGCATGTCGACACAGGAGGCCGCCAAGCTGCTCCAGGCGCTCAATTATGCGGTCGAGGAAGGCGAAACCCTGCGCCGCACCCTCGCCGATGCACAGGCGACGGCGGCCAACGCGCGCGCCATTTCGAGCAAGGTCAACGGCCAGGTCGACCCGGTCATCGCCGACGTCCGAGCCGCCACCGAGAACGCGCGCAAGGTCAGCGAGACGGCCGCGCGCGTGCTGGGCGACAACGAGCAGAAGCTCGACGAATCGATCGCCAACGTTCACGCCAGCACCGAAGACTTGAAGAATATCTCCGAGGGCGCCAGCACGGTCGTGGGGCGCATCGAGTCGGGTGAAGGCACCGTCGGTCAGCTCCTGGCCGACCGCGAAATGTACGATGATATGAAAGAGTTGCTGCGCACCATCAAGCGCCGGCCCTGGAAGATTATCTGGAAGGAATAG